A stretch of DNA from Arthrobacter globiformis:
CCAGCGCCCCAGCCGGGAACAAGCAGCCGCAACGCTCCCCTAAGCGACGCCGGCCCGCTGGGCTGGGCGACCTCAGGATCGCGCTGCTGTTCATCCTTCCGGCGATGATCGGGTTCATTGTTTTCTACGTGATCCCCACTGTGCGCGGCGTCTACCTCAGCTTCACGGAGTACAACATCCTCGGAGACCCCGAATGGGTCGGATTCGACAACTACGCGGCAATCGCCAAGGATCCGCTGTTTTGGAATTCCCTGGCCGTCACAGGCCAGTACGTCCTCATCAACATCGCCCTCCAAACAGCCCTGGCGCTTGGACTGGCCCTGCTGATGCACAAGGTTGCCAAATCCACCCTCGTCCGCGGCGCCCTGCTCTTGCCGTACCTGATGTCCAATGTCATCGCGGCACTGCTGTGGTTCTGGATGCTGGATTACCAGATCGGCGTCGTGAACCAGTTCATCGAATGGAGCGGGCTGTCCCGTATCGCATTTTTCGGAAGCGAGGAGTGGGCCATCCCCACCCAGGCCCTGATCAACACCTGGCGCCATATGGGCTACACGGCGCTTCTGATCTTCGCCGGTCTCCAGGCCATCCCGCACCATCTCTATGAAGTGGCGAACCTGGATGGCGCCTCACCGTTCCAGATCTTCCGCAAGATCACCCTGCCGCTGCTGCGCCCCGTCATGGTCCTGGTCCTCGTCGTGACCGTGATCGGGTCCTTCCAGGTTTTCGACACCGTAGCCGTGACCACGCAGGGCGGGCCGGTTAACGCCACCCGCGTCATTCAGTACTACATCTACCAGCGGGCCTTCACCGAGTCGGACTTCGGCTACGGATCCGCCATCGCCGTCATCCTCTTCCTCATCCTCGCTCTCGTGGCCTTCATTCAAATGAAGTTCCTCAAGGGCAATGAGTCGGACCTGGACTAAGGAACCCAGCATGAACACTCCAACCAGCCGCGCACCGCTGCCGGCCACCGCCCGCCGCCGTCGCCCAGTCAACGTTCGCCGCGTTGTGGCCTGGGTCCTCCTCGCCCTGGCCATCGCCGTCTCCGTGTTCCCGTTCCTCTGGGTCCTGCGCACCGCCCTGTCCACCAACGGGGCGCTGGCTTCCCAGTCGGCCAGCCTGCTGCCGGCGGACTTCACCTTTGGCGCCTTCAAGCGCGTGCTCGGCTTGCAGAGCCCGGCCGAAGCTGTCGCCGAAGGCGGTTCCGGTGCCGCCATCAACTTCTGGCTGTACCTGCGCAACTCGATCATCTTCTCTTCAATCACCACCGCAGGTGCCGTCTTCTTCAGCGCCATGGCTGCGTACGCATTTGCCCGGTTGCGTTGGAAGGGCCGGAACGCCGTATTCAGCCTGTTCCTGGGGACCATGCTGGTCCCGCCTATCTTCACCGCCCTGCCCAACTTCCTGCTGATCAAGAACCTGGACCTGCTCAACACGATGCTCGGCATGGTCCTGCCGTACGTCTTCATGACCCCCTTCGCGATCTTCTTCCTTCGCCAGTTCTTCCTGAACATGTCGCGCGAAGTCGAAGAGGCGGCCATGCTCGACGGCGCCAAGCACCTGCGCATCTTCTTCCAGATCGTGCTGCCCAACGCTGCCGCGCCGCTGGCCACGCTGGCCCTCCTGACCTTCATCGGCCAGTGGAACGAGTACTTCTGGCCGCTGCTGGTCGGCTCGCAGGACGAAGTACGCGTCCTGCAGGTAGGACTCGGGGTCTTCAAGTCGCAGTCCCCGCAGGGAGCACCCGACTGGTCCGGCCTCATGGCCGCCACACTGATTTCCGCCCTACCGGTCCTGGCCCTCTTTGCGGCTTTCGGCAAGAAGATTGTGAACTCCATCGGCTTCTCCGGCATCAAATAAACCGCACACCGAACCTCTTTCCCCTTCACACCCACTCCACGCGGGCAACACCTGCCCTTTTGCGAAAGGTCCATCATGAAGAAAACCATCGGCGCCGTCGCTGCCGCCGCAGCCATCGCCATGTCCCTCTCCGCCTGCGGGGGCGGTTCCTCCGCCACGTCCGCCGAGGCCAAGGGCGGAATCAACTACTGGCTCTGGGACGCCAACCAGCTCCCGGCCTACCAGCAGTGCGCGGATGATTTCACCAAGGCCAACCCGGACATCAAGGTCAAGATCACCCAGCGCGGGTGGGATGACTACTGGAGCACACTCACCAACGGATTTGTGGGCGGCACAGCACCAGACGTCTTCACCAACCACCTGGGACGCTATGGAGAACTCGCCGAAAACAAGCAGCTCCTGGCCATTGACGAGGCGGTTGAAAAGGACAACGTGGACCTGGCTGCCTACAACGAGGGCCTCGCCGACCTCTGGGTGGGCCAGGACGGCAAGCGCTACGGACTGCCCAAGGACTGGGACACCATCGCACTGTTCTACAACAAGACGATGCTCGCCGACGCCGGCATTTCCGAGGACGAGATGAAGAACCTAACCTGGAACCCGCAGGACGGCGGCAGCTACGAAAAAGTCATCGCCCATCTGACCGTTGACAAGAACGGCAAGCGCGGGGACGAGGCCGGTTTCGACAAGAACAACGTTGCGGTCTACGGCCTGGGGCTCAACGGCGGCGGCGACTCCTCAGGCCAGACGGAGTGGAGCTACTTCACTAACACCACCGGCTGGTCCCACACGGACAAGAACCCGTGGGGTACGCACTACAACTACGATGACCCCAAGTTCCAGGCCTCCATTGACTGGTTTGCCGGGTTGGTCAAGAAGGGCTACATGCCCAAGCTCGAGACCACCGTCGGCGCGAGCATGGCCGATACGTTTGCAGCCGGAAAGTCCGCCATCAACGCTCACGGGTCATGGATGGTCGGCCAGTACACGGGCTACAAGAACGTCAAGGTGGGCATAGCCCCCACACCTGCAGGACCGGAAGGCAAGCGCGCCAGCATGTTCAACGGCCTGGCCGACTCCATCTGGGCCGGAACCAAGAACCCCGCTGCGTCGGTGAAGTGGGTCGAGTACCTCGCCTCGGCCTCCTGCCAGGATGTCGTGGCCTCCAAGGCTGTGGTGTTCCCGGCGCTGAAGGCCTCTTCTGACAAGGCCGCCGCCGCGTTCAAGGCCAAGAACGTGGACGTTTCAGCGTTCACCGAGCAGGTCAAGGACAAGACCACGTTCCTGTACCCCATCACCGACAACACTGCAAAGGTCAAGGGCATCATGGAGCCGGCCATGGACGCCGTCGTATCCGGCAAGGCACCTGCCAGCTCCCTGACCCAGGCCAATGAACAGGTCAATTCGCTCTTCAAGTAGGGAAGTCAACTGGGCGAAAATTAGAGTCCAGGCATCCACACAGCACCACGCCTGCGGGCCGGAACCGCGCACACCACGCCCGGCCCCGCAGCACCCCTTATACCTGTCTGCTCATTATGAAAGAGAACTACCTATGGATCCCCTGCACCTCCGTTCCGCCGGCACCAGCCTGGTGATCAGCTTCAACAGCGGGGAGGCCGAGGTCATCCACTGGGGTGCCGATCTTGGCCGCGACCTCCCTGACCTGTCCATCCTCACGGAGGCCATTCCCAACTCCGCCATCGACGCCGCCGTCCCGGCGGGGCTGCTCCCGCAGGCGTCCTCCAGCTGGCGGGGCCGGCCGGCCCTGCGCGGCCACCGGATTGCCGACGGCGTCTCCGGCCTGGACTTCTCCGTTCGCCTGCGTGCCGTGCACGCCGTAACCAACGGCAACTCCGCCGCCGTCGTCCAGCAGGATGCCGACGCCGGCATCACCGTGGAATCCACGCTCGCCCTCCACGACGGCGGCCTGCTGGAACTGCGCCACACCGTCACGAACACCGGAACCACGCCGTTCCAGCTCGACGAGCTGGCCGCCGTCCTCCCGGTGGCCCCGGACGCCGTCGAACTTCTCGACCTGGCCGGGCGCTGGTGCCGGGAACGGCACCCCCAGCGCCGGCCCATCCAGCAGGGCACCTGGGTGCGCACAGGGCGGCATGGCCGCACCGGCCACGATTCCTCGCTGCTCTTCGCCGCCGGCACCGCCGGCTTCGGCAACCGCCACGGAAAGGTCTGGGCCACCCACCTGGCCTGGAGCGGCAACCATGAACACTTCGCCGACACCATCGGCGACGGCCGCACCATGATCGGCGGCTCGGAGCTGCTGGGACCTGCCGAAGTGATCCTCCAACCGGGCGGAAGCTACACCACACCGGCACTCTTCGCTGCCTACTCCGACCGCGGCCTGGACGGGATCAGCGAGGCGTTCTACAGCTGGTTCCGTTCCCGCCCGCACCATGTGCTTCCGGCAGTGGGCGGCGGAAAGGCCCGCCCTGTGGTGCTCAACACTTGGGAGGCCGTTTACTTCGACCACAACCTGGACACCCTGATCGAGCTCGCGGACTCGGCCGCCGACCTCGGCGTGGAGCGCTTCGTCCTGGACGACGGCTGGTTCCGCGGCCGCCGCGACGACACCGCCGGCCTGGGCGACTGGTTCGTGGACGAGACGCTCTGGCCGGAAGGACTGACACCGCTCATCGACGCCGTCACGTCCCGGGGCATGGAGTTCGGCCTGTGGGTGGAACCCGAGATGATCAACCTCAACTCGGACACGGCACGCGCGCACCCGGACTGGATCGTGGGACCGGCCGCCGCCTCCCACAAGGACGGCGGCCGCCTGCCGCTCGCCTGGCGGAACCAGCACATCATCGACCTGGTGAACCCGGAGGCGTGGCAGTACATCTTTGACCGGATCGACGCCCTCCTGCGCGAAAACAACATCAGCTACCTGAAGTGGGACCAGAACCGGGACCTCACCGAGCACGGGCACGCCGGACGCGCCTCCGTCCACGAGCAGACCCTGGCCGCCTACCGCCTGTTCGACGAACTGCGCAAGGCCCATCCCGGCGTCGAGATTGAGAGCTGCTCCTCCGGCGGGGCGCGCGTGGACCTGGGCATTCTGGAGCGCACAGACCGTATCTGGGGTTCAGACTGCAACGATGCCTTGGAACGGCAGACCATCCAGCGGTGGACCGGCGTCGTGGTTCCGCCCGAACTGGTGGGCGGGCACATCGGCCCCACCACGTCGCACACCACCGCCCGCACCCACGACCTGTCCTTCCGTGCCATCACGGCGCTGTTCGGCCACTTCGGCATGGAGTGGGATGTGCGGGAGGTCCAGGGTGAGCAGCGCGAGGAACTCAAGCGGTTCATCGCGCTCTACAAGGAGCATCGCGGACTGATCCACAGCGGCCGGATGGTCCGCGCCGACGTTCCCGACGATTCGCTGATGCTGCACGGTGTTGTGGCGGGCAATGCTGGCTCCGTTGCGGGTGCTGCCGTGGACCCCGGCACGACGGCGGCGCTGTTCGCCCTGGTGAGCACGCGCACTTCGTTCGCCGAGCAGCTGGGACGGGTCGCCCTGCCCGGGCTCGAGGCAGCATGCCGCTACCGGGTAGAGGCCATCTTCCCGGCCCCGGTGGACGCCGACTATGGCCACACATTTACCCAGATCCAGCCGCCGGCGTGGCTGGCTTCCGGGGCGGAGGCCAGCGGCCGCTTCCTGGCCGAGGTGGGACTCCCGATGCCCAGCCTCAACCCGGAGCACGCACTGGTGCTGAAGGTCACGGCCCTCTAGGCATCCATTGATCACATCGCAGCCTGCCCCGCCGTTTCCCGCTCTCCGGAGCATTGGGGACGGCGGGGCAATCCGCGCCCACCCAGAGGAACACACATGAAAATTCTGGTCACAGGTGGCACCGGGTACATCGGTTCCCACACTGTTCTGTCCCTCCAGGAAGCCGCGCACGAGGTGGTGGTGATCGACAACCTGGTGAACTCCAGTGAAGAGTCGATGCGCCGGGTAGCCGAGCTGAGCGGGACGGCCCCCGAATTCCACAACGTTGATCTCGTGAACGAAGCCGCAGTGGAACGGGTTT
This window harbors:
- a CDS encoding carbohydrate ABC transporter permease produces the protein MTTLTKTSAPAGNKQPQRSPKRRRPAGLGDLRIALLFILPAMIGFIVFYVIPTVRGVYLSFTEYNILGDPEWVGFDNYAAIAKDPLFWNSLAVTGQYVLINIALQTALALGLALLMHKVAKSTLVRGALLLPYLMSNVIAALLWFWMLDYQIGVVNQFIEWSGLSRIAFFGSEEWAIPTQALINTWRHMGYTALLIFAGLQAIPHHLYEVANLDGASPFQIFRKITLPLLRPVMVLVLVVTVIGSFQVFDTVAVTTQGGPVNATRVIQYYIYQRAFTESDFGYGSAIAVILFLILALVAFIQMKFLKGNESDLD
- a CDS encoding carbohydrate ABC transporter permease, which gives rise to MNTPTSRAPLPATARRRRPVNVRRVVAWVLLALAIAVSVFPFLWVLRTALSTNGALASQSASLLPADFTFGAFKRVLGLQSPAEAVAEGGSGAAINFWLYLRNSIIFSSITTAGAVFFSAMAAYAFARLRWKGRNAVFSLFLGTMLVPPIFTALPNFLLIKNLDLLNTMLGMVLPYVFMTPFAIFFLRQFFLNMSREVEEAAMLDGAKHLRIFFQIVLPNAAAPLATLALLTFIGQWNEYFWPLLVGSQDEVRVLQVGLGVFKSQSPQGAPDWSGLMAATLISALPVLALFAAFGKKIVNSIGFSGIK
- a CDS encoding ABC transporter substrate-binding protein encodes the protein MKKTIGAVAAAAAIAMSLSACGGGSSATSAEAKGGINYWLWDANQLPAYQQCADDFTKANPDIKVKITQRGWDDYWSTLTNGFVGGTAPDVFTNHLGRYGELAENKQLLAIDEAVEKDNVDLAAYNEGLADLWVGQDGKRYGLPKDWDTIALFYNKTMLADAGISEDEMKNLTWNPQDGGSYEKVIAHLTVDKNGKRGDEAGFDKNNVAVYGLGLNGGGDSSGQTEWSYFTNTTGWSHTDKNPWGTHYNYDDPKFQASIDWFAGLVKKGYMPKLETTVGASMADTFAAGKSAINAHGSWMVGQYTGYKNVKVGIAPTPAGPEGKRASMFNGLADSIWAGTKNPAASVKWVEYLASASCQDVVASKAVVFPALKASSDKAAAAFKAKNVDVSAFTEQVKDKTTFLYPITDNTAKVKGIMEPAMDAVVSGKAPASSLTQANEQVNSLFK
- a CDS encoding alpha-galactosidase, translating into MDPLHLRSAGTSLVISFNSGEAEVIHWGADLGRDLPDLSILTEAIPNSAIDAAVPAGLLPQASSSWRGRPALRGHRIADGVSGLDFSVRLRAVHAVTNGNSAAVVQQDADAGITVESTLALHDGGLLELRHTVTNTGTTPFQLDELAAVLPVAPDAVELLDLAGRWCRERHPQRRPIQQGTWVRTGRHGRTGHDSSLLFAAGTAGFGNRHGKVWATHLAWSGNHEHFADTIGDGRTMIGGSELLGPAEVILQPGGSYTTPALFAAYSDRGLDGISEAFYSWFRSRPHHVLPAVGGGKARPVVLNTWEAVYFDHNLDTLIELADSAADLGVERFVLDDGWFRGRRDDTAGLGDWFVDETLWPEGLTPLIDAVTSRGMEFGLWVEPEMINLNSDTARAHPDWIVGPAAASHKDGGRLPLAWRNQHIIDLVNPEAWQYIFDRIDALLRENNISYLKWDQNRDLTEHGHAGRASVHEQTLAAYRLFDELRKAHPGVEIESCSSGGARVDLGILERTDRIWGSDCNDALERQTIQRWTGVVVPPELVGGHIGPTTSHTTARTHDLSFRAITALFGHFGMEWDVREVQGEQREELKRFIALYKEHRGLIHSGRMVRADVPDDSLMLHGVVAGNAGSVAGAAVDPGTTAALFALVSTRTSFAEQLGRVALPGLEAACRYRVEAIFPAPVDADYGHTFTQIQPPAWLASGAEASGRFLAEVGLPMPSLNPEHALVLKVTAL